One Pleurocapsa minor HA4230-MV1 DNA segment encodes these proteins:
- a CDS encoding DUF3153 domain-containing protein — protein sequence MKSSSIVRFLLPIVLCLATLLTGCVDYQVGVNFATPYSGEITQQIKVSDQLSNLAPNETKKWLHSLEKRSRKLGGKVEKLNTQELMLTIPFGNGAELAEKFNQLFQTNVVPNATIPKEKADLIKLNSQVWIHQSNLVFVERNNLDLAIDLRALKVLTQQDKIIINPDSVANLKFQLTTPWIAHSISNADQLQPTNNLLQKGLVWQLKPGEINHIEAVFWLPSPIGIGAAVIVLLGILGYLLKYRRFPGVA from the coding sequence ATGAAAAGCAGTAGTATTGTAAGGTTTCTGTTGCCGATTGTTTTATGTTTAGCTACTTTACTTACAGGCTGTGTTGATTACCAGGTGGGGGTCAATTTTGCGACTCCCTATAGTGGAGAGATTACCCAGCAGATTAAAGTTAGCGATCAGCTGAGTAACTTAGCGCCAAACGAGACAAAAAAGTGGTTGCATAGTTTAGAAAAGCGATCGCGTAAATTAGGTGGCAAAGTAGAAAAGCTAAATACTCAGGAATTGATGTTAACTATTCCTTTTGGAAATGGTGCAGAATTAGCCGAAAAGTTTAATCAGCTTTTTCAAACTAATGTTGTGCCTAATGCCACTATCCCCAAGGAGAAAGCAGATCTAATTAAGCTTAATTCTCAGGTATGGATACATCAAAGCAATCTAGTTTTTGTAGAAAGAAATAATTTAGATCTGGCGATCGATTTAAGAGCTTTAAAAGTTCTGACTCAACAGGATAAAATCATTATTAATCCAGATTCTGTGGCTAACTTAAAGTTTCAGCTAACTACTCCTTGGATTGCCCACAGCATTTCTAATGCAGATCAGCTTCAGCCAACTAACAATCTCCTCCAAAAAGGTTTGGTTTGGCAACTGAAGCCAGGGGAAATAAATCATATTGAAGCGGTATTTTGGCTACCTAGTCCAATTGGTATCGGTGCAGCAGTTATCGTCCTTTTAGGGATCTTGGGTTACTTACTCAAATACCGTCGTTTTCCTGGAGTAGCGTAA
- a CDS encoding TldD/PmbA family protein — translation MKDQIIEQVIDLAKKKGIEAEVFYVASQDTPIEFGNNRLKSLETKAAEGIALRVIADRKLGFASSSDLTRLEDLVDAAIATAEIGDPVEFDFAQDVNSVERISDYQPPNTATLVGVGEDLISKVHQYNPDILVDVSFHSRTSQAKLATTTNVYTEQHSQSLSAVISGNLVRGEDFLQAYAYEVTRDRQPDYQAILQKLITKYQQAEGSASITSGTYPVLFTPSAVSSTMGSMFGTIFSGQAIVQKASPLTDKLGEKIVDERVSVFEDPSIGVSACEFDDEGVPTSKKHLIEQGVVKQFYWDRRWAARQGINSSGNGFRGGISRPSPSLANVCLAPGKTAVEDLIAGISEGIIVDQVLGAGQSNVLAGEFSVNIDLGYKVEQGKIVGRVKDTMVAGNIFEAFSNLVDLSDRPEWVGSSAYVPYILFAGLGVAARQ, via the coding sequence ATGAAGGATCAGATAATTGAACAGGTAATCGATCTGGCAAAGAAAAAAGGAATTGAGGCGGAGGTTTTTTATGTTGCTAGTCAGGATACGCCAATTGAGTTTGGCAATAATCGTTTAAAGTCTCTGGAAACAAAAGCTGCGGAAGGGATTGCTTTGCGGGTAATTGCCGATCGCAAGTTGGGATTTGCCAGCTCTAGCGATCTAACTCGTTTAGAGGATTTAGTTGATGCAGCGATCGCCACTGCGGAAATTGGCGATCCAGTCGAGTTTGACTTTGCTCAAGACGTTAATTCAGTGGAGAGAATAAGCGATTATCAACCCCCTAATACAGCTACCTTAGTCGGAGTTGGAGAAGATTTGATTAGCAAGGTGCATCAATATAATCCTGATATCTTGGTAGATGTCAGCTTCCATAGCCGTACTAGTCAAGCGAAATTAGCCACCACTACCAATGTTTATACCGAACAGCATAGTCAAAGTCTGAGTGCAGTTATATCGGGCAATTTAGTTCGCGGGGAAGACTTTTTACAGGCATATGCTTATGAAGTAACTCGCGATCGCCAACCTGATTATCAAGCGATCTTACAAAAGCTAATTACGAAGTATCAGCAGGCGGAAGGATCAGCGAGTATTACTAGTGGTACTTATCCTGTGCTGTTTACTCCCAGTGCCGTCAGCAGCACGATGGGCAGCATGTTTGGCACAATTTTCTCTGGTCAAGCTATTGTCCAAAAAGCCTCTCCGTTAACGGATAAGCTGGGAGAAAAGATCGTTGATGAGCGCGTTTCTGTGTTTGAAGATCCCAGTATTGGGGTTTCTGCCTGTGAGTTTGATGATGAAGGAGTACCTACTAGCAAGAAACATTTAATTGAGCAGGGCGTAGTTAAGCAGTTTTATTGGGATAGACGCTGGGCTGCTCGTCAGGGCATTAACTCTAGTGGAAATGGTTTTCGGGGCGGAATTTCCCGTCCTAGCCCCAGTCTAGCTAATGTTTGTCTTGCTCCTGGTAAAACAGCGGTTGAAGATCTAATCGCAGGGATCTCAGAAGGCATTATTGTCGATCAGGTTTTGGGTGCGGGACAGTCTAATGTTTTGGCGGGAGAATTTTCCGTCAATATAGATTTAGGTTACAAAGTCGAGCAGGGTAAAATCGTCGGCAGAGTAAAAGATACAATGGTAGCAGGGAATATTTTTGAGGCTTTTTCTAACCTCGTCGATTTAAGCGATCGCCCTGAATGGGTCGGCAGTAGTGCATATGTTCCTTATATCTTGTTTGCTGGCTTAGGAGTCGCAGCGAGGCAATGA